The proteins below are encoded in one region of Populus alba chromosome 2, ASM523922v2, whole genome shotgun sequence:
- the LOC118046904 gene encoding exopolygalacturonase clone GBGE184 yields the protein MTIAGSILVLGLALLSCVADGAPRHHIGLSHRRSLVDGSGAAVTVFDVTKHGAKADDKTDNAEAFIQTWRAACDSGVPAKMVIPGGTFVTSPVVFQGPCKSTEPIVFEVQGNVKATTDLSEYSSEQWILFEIIDGLTLNGGGTFDGQGSAVWKYNDCHENKQCQPLPSSVKLSKVKNAFVHEISSVDSKYFHMHVTSCHSISIHNINLTAPANSPNTDGIHISHSDGVHVTSSKIGTGDDCVSIGQGSTNILISQVFCGPGHGLSVGSLGKYKNEEDVSGIVVTNCTLFNTTNGVRIKSYAASDPSQAFNITFKDITMDSVKNPIIIDQKYGSRNAAPSRVKISNVHYQNIKGTSTSNVAVSFLCSSSVPCQGVELVDIDLAYIGQKANMPLSSSCLNANVKSGGKQNPGCN from the exons ATGACCATTGCAGGAAGCATTCTTGTTTTAGGCTTGGCTTTGCTCTCTTGCGTGGCCGATGGTGCACCTCGCCACCATATTGGTCTCAGTCACCGTCGTAGCCTCGTTGATGGTAGTGGTGCCGCGGTTACAGTTTTTGATGTAACAAAACACGGTGCCAAGGCTGATGACAAGACCGATAACGCAGAG GCATTTATCCAAACATGGCGGGCAGCATGCGATTCAGGTGTTCCAGCAAAGATGGTTATCCCTGGAGGGACATTTGTGACAAGCCCCGTCGTATTTCAAGGGCCGTGCAAAAGCACAGAGCCTATAGTTTTTGAAGTACAGGGAAACGTGAAAGCTACCACTGATCTCAGTGAATATAGTTCAGAACAATGGatcttatttgaaataattgatGGTTTAACATTGAACGGCGGAGGAACTTTTGATGGGCAAGGCAGTGCCGTCTGGAAGTACAACGATTGCCATGAAAACAAGCAATGCCAGCCACTTCCCAGT TCCGTCAAGTTGAGCAAAGTAAAGAATGCTTTTGTTCACGAGATCAGCTCTGTCGATAGCAAATATTTCCACATGCACGTTACAAGCTGCCACAGCATTTCGATCCACAATATCAATTTGACTGCTCCTGCTAATAGCCCAAATACAGATGGTATTCACATAAGCCATTCTGATGGTGTCCACGTAACAAGCAGCAAGATTGGAACAGGTGATGACTGTGTTTCCATTGGACAGGGATCCACAAATATTCTCATCTCTCAAGTCTTTTGCGGCCCTGGACATGGTCTTAG TGTTGGAAGCCTTGGCAAGTACAAGAACGAGGAGGATGTGAGCGGAATTGTTGTGACTAACTGCACATTGTTTAACACCACCAATGGTGTGAGAATCAAATCATATGCTGCATCTGACCCTAGCCAAGCTTTCAATATCACTTTTAAAGATATCACTATGGATAGTGTGAAAAACCCCATTATCATTGATCAGAAGTATGGTTCCCGCAACGCCGCG CCATCACGAGTGAAAATTAGCAATGTTCATTACCAGAACATCAAAGGCACCTCAACTTCCAATGTTGCTGTCAGTTTTTTGTGCAGCTCATCGGTTCCTTGTCAAGGAGTAGAACTTGTGGACATCGATTTGGCCTATATCGGCCAGAAAGCAAACATGCCTCTCTCATCTTCATGTTTGAATGCAAATGTTAAATCGGGTGGCAAACAGAACCCAGGATGTAATTGA